Proteins found in one Miscanthus floridulus cultivar M001 chromosome 4, ASM1932011v1, whole genome shotgun sequence genomic segment:
- the LOC136549717 gene encoding uncharacterized protein codes for MQVHWAERKLDQCIRLSIADMQKNESMMIAAAYFWSDTTNTFMFGHGPATPTLADVYMLTGLDISTADEGSIYGRKSEYRVNTRNIGGWTGYIQECQKTGTVNQREHATFLNMWLEKFIFCGQSVGPTNAFLPTAELLSNGVRFPLGLYLLSSTYHLLHQVSQKLLLGEPIGNLGGPWWFINMWLNTHMHKRLQWDFFAQQFPREIAEDHVLGDEESATRSPLNFGEAIIVLPRTEANEDQIGRFFQSFYNGLSCDHRAWVPYIDEENRFPLLFNFADDSLNQDNELMMAIITPRAIPVNTFGSGKNTNTTYEFYNPSAVSHQLAFGQLPIKLCFADVIKPRETITSGTNWSKVVRLSPDADTTDVDLSIWTPVSFITDSYKQWWREWREQLFATSAHTYRHMIDPEYAIPDDAVNNPAPTMSKSGKPFDLRPISPISPIGYNAPTLAALTHQKTRAKTITSKSKLAIARATPSAAATTLVKEFKGVRAAAGSSSAIPPISSTTSSDKPSEVLLCIKRLCGCAYIYLEFKKLETEQLETVVRGVRC; via the exons atgcaagtacactgggcagaacggaagctagaccaatgcattaggctatctattgccgatatgcaaaagaatgagtcaatgatgattgcagctgcttacttctggtcagacacaacaaacacttttatgtttggacatggcccagctactcccacacttgccgatgtctacatgctcactggtttggatatttcaactgccgatgaaggctccatctatggcagaaaatctgaatatagggtgaatacccgcaacatcggcggttggacaggatacattcaagaatgccagaagaccgggacagttaaccagagggaacacgccacattcttgaatatgtggttagaaaaatttatcttctgtggtcaatcagtaggaccaaccaatgccttcctcccCACGGCTGAACTCTTgtccaatggtgtaaggttccctcttggcctataccttctgagctccacttatcatcttcttcatcaagtgtctcagaaacttttgcttggtgaacccatcggcaacttaggaggcccgtggtggtttatcaacatgtggctgaatacccatatgcacaaacgtttgcaatgggacttctttgcccaacaattcccacgagaaattgctgaagaccatgtgcttggggatgaggaatcggcaacacgctcacccctcaattttggtgaagctataattgtcctccctagaacagaggccaatgaagaccagatcggcagattcttccaaagcttctacaatggtctttcttgtgatcatagggcctgggtaccttatattgacgaagaaaacagattcccccttcttttcaactttgccgatgacagtctgaatcaggataacgaactcatgatggccatcattactcctagggcaatcccagtaaacacattcggtagcgggaaaaataCCAATACCAcgtatgagttttacaatccatcggcagtatcccatcaattggcttttgggcaactgccaatcaaactttgttttgccgatgtgatcaaacccagagaaacaatcactaGCGGAACGAATTGGAGcaaggtagtgcgactctcccccgatgccgatactacagatgtcgatctatccatctggacaccagtatctttcatcaccgattcatataagcaatggtggcgagagtggagggaacaactgtttgcaacatctgctcacacatatcggcacatgattgaccctgaatacgccattcctgatgacgca gttaacaacccagcaccaactatgagcaaaagtgggaaacccttcgatcttcgacctatttccccgatatcaccgatcggctacaatgcccccaccttagctgctttgactcaccagaagacccgtgccaagaccatcacctccaagtccaaattggctatagctagggccactccatcggctgctgctacaaccctagtCAAGgaattcaag ggggtaagagccgctgctggatcatcatcggcaattcctccgatatcaagcaccacttcttctgacaaaccttcagag